Proteins found in one Paenibacillus borealis genomic segment:
- a CDS encoding helix-turn-helix domain-containing protein, producing MLRFKLKYLLNNKQNRLILMLTAGVSLLITLIGLFSYREYRNALDTELNTPNVELLQINVDVTNRAFRESDNKAVDLSFHPAVLKYIEAATGDNARIAAEPQEYLKTLATEPDVHAISVIKFKDHSVLSSGYGYVSSWENAPEHAWESWIGEIKEKPLLIKRRLYTGTDSRLSETELLSLARPVVENGEVTGAVLIDLDYDMLFSKMYTHLSNYQLVYNLEGELIYPKLNLPFPLADMQNVLKDIDVSPFAHVRIGGQAYMANQTFSNVTGWRLISLVPMEQLLKNVKIARNMMLMLSLISIAVGLSAIYYYNFAAFRPLKRINKLLLPEQKAAGQGGLYDLEPVIGKLVGDFQSKSLVADWSLPELRSKFVQDLITRSIGTQETQTKFEHYFGGWTEGPFETLALSIDRHTQWAAGFIEEDQLLLKYAMINIVHEYFEASWRSVIAAPQKDSLVILLQAKSREEKPLYTDARKLADLILEVLNISVSIGIGEQAGAIAQVPRSYSEAQLALSYRLYEGYAHVRVYSHAENKYEESSGSADEAWKQEMLSALKSSDARAAQEWIRRWSAETRKKGIQPQKVFRTVDDLLEEILHIAAAGGYPLPAELADYTWHQVSTMELQEIEDMLCSIAVHMAGAFGAHRQSKEFLLVQNLIKYMEENLQFNIGLQDIASHVNMGVSSVSTIFKEETGTTVYDYLTNLRIDKACELLQDSTLRIADIALQVGYQNENSFIRVFRKIKSTTPGKFRENSKSSKEYADQPKPRHSGVSEDSE from the coding sequence ATGCTGCGATTTAAATTGAAATATCTGCTGAACAACAAACAAAACCGGCTCATTCTGATGCTGACGGCAGGAGTATCACTTCTGATCACTTTGATCGGGCTGTTCTCCTATAGAGAGTACCGCAACGCACTGGATACCGAGCTCAATACACCGAATGTTGAATTGCTGCAGATTAACGTGGATGTGACGAACCGGGCCTTCCGCGAATCCGATAACAAAGCGGTCGATTTATCCTTTCACCCGGCCGTACTGAAATATATAGAAGCCGCTACCGGGGACAATGCCCGTATTGCTGCAGAGCCGCAGGAGTATCTCAAGACGCTGGCGACAGAGCCGGATGTGCATGCCATCAGCGTGATCAAGTTCAAGGATCATTCCGTCCTCTCCAGCGGCTACGGCTACGTATCTTCCTGGGAGAATGCGCCGGAGCATGCCTGGGAGTCCTGGATCGGGGAGATTAAGGAGAAGCCGCTTCTGATCAAAAGAAGGCTGTACACCGGCACCGACTCCCGTCTCAGTGAAACAGAGCTGCTGTCTTTGGCCCGTCCGGTTGTGGAGAACGGGGAAGTGACCGGCGCGGTGCTGATCGATCTCGATTACGATATGCTTTTCTCCAAAATGTATACCCATCTCTCGAACTATCAGCTGGTGTACAACCTGGAGGGGGAACTGATCTATCCCAAGCTGAACCTTCCGTTCCCGCTGGCGGACATGCAGAATGTACTGAAGGATATTGATGTCAGCCCGTTCGCCCATGTGCGGATCGGCGGTCAGGCCTATATGGCTAATCAGACCTTCTCCAATGTGACCGGCTGGCGGCTGATTTCGCTGGTGCCGATGGAGCAGCTGCTGAAGAATGTGAAGATCGCGCGCAATATGATGCTGATGCTGTCCCTGATCTCGATCGCCGTAGGTCTATCCGCTATTTATTATTATAATTTTGCGGCCTTCCGGCCGCTCAAGCGGATTAATAAGCTGCTGCTTCCCGAACAGAAGGCGGCCGGGCAAGGCGGTCTGTATGATCTGGAGCCGGTTATCGGCAAGCTGGTCGGTGACTTCCAGAGCAAATCGCTGGTTGCGGACTGGAGCCTGCCGGAGCTGCGTTCCAAGTTCGTGCAGGATCTGATTACCCGGAGCATCGGTACCCAGGAGACGCAGACGAAATTTGAACATTATTTTGGCGGCTGGACGGAAGGTCCGTTCGAGACGCTCGCCTTGTCTATTGACCGTCATACCCAATGGGCGGCGGGGTTCATAGAAGAAGATCAGCTGCTGCTTAAGTACGCAATGATCAACATTGTGCACGAATACTTCGAAGCTTCGTGGCGGTCCGTCATCGCTGCACCGCAGAAGGACAGTCTGGTCATCCTGCTGCAGGCGAAGAGCCGCGAAGAGAAGCCGTTATATACAGATGCCCGTAAGCTGGCCGATCTTATTCTTGAAGTGCTGAACATATCCGTGTCCATTGGCATCGGCGAGCAGGCCGGAGCGATTGCCCAGGTGCCCCGTTCCTATTCAGAGGCACAGCTGGCTCTATCCTACCGGTTATATGAAGGTTATGCCCATGTCCGTGTGTATTCGCATGCGGAGAACAAATATGAAGAGAGCAGCGGGTCGGCTGACGAAGCCTGGAAGCAGGAAATGCTGAGTGCCCTGAAGTCTTCGGATGCCCGGGCTGCGCAGGAGTGGATCCGCAGATGGTCGGCCGAGACCCGCAAGAAAGGAATTCAGCCGCAAAAAGTATTCCGCACCGTCGATGACCTGCTGGAGGAAATTCTGCATATAGCAGCGGCCGGGGGATACCCGCTGCCTGCCGAGCTGGCTGACTACACCTGGCATCAGGTGTCGACGATGGAGCTTCAAGAGATTGAAGACATGCTATGCAGCATTGCTGTTCATATGGCCGGTGCGTTCGGAGCGCACCGGCAATCGAAGGAATTCCTGCTTGTCCAGAATCTGATCAAATATATGGAAGAGAATCTGCAGTTCAATATCGGGCTGCAGGATATCGCCTCCCATGTGAATATGGGGGTGTCCTCGGTGAGTACGATCTTCAAGGAAGAGACCGGAACAACCGTGTATGACTATCTGACCAACCTCAGAATTGATAAAGCCTGTGAATTGCTGCAGGACAGCACTCTGCGGATCGCCGATATTGCGCTGCAGGTCGGTTACCAGAATGAGAACAGCTTCATCCGTGTATTCCGCAAGATTAAATCGACGACACCGGGCAAGTTCCGGGAGAATAGCAAATCTTCCAAAGAGTATGCAGATCAGCCAAAACCGCGCCATTCCGGCGTTTCTGAGGATTCCGAATAA
- a CDS encoding tripartite tricarboxylate transporter substrate binding protein, with protein MVLKRTTRIGIWTASVLVVLLLLRTFIQLTGDADQKNASTDFPERPITLIVPYAAGGGTDTTARALAKATEKVLGQPIIVVNRTGGGGSVGLMEGANAKGDGYTVTFLPAELTILPHLGLLPITYEKFKPIAQTNFDPSAITVRQDAPWQDVNEFLDFAKAHPEELKMGNAGTGSIWHLAAVTLERETGVKFAHIPFEGAGPAVSALMDGFVDAVPVSPAEVKKYVDEGKLRTLAVNADKRSEALPDVPTLEEQTGIHVNFTSTWRGLAVPKDTPEAIAEVLAGAFIKGTEDRAFREYMKSNGLGLLVKDGRAFLKQLKESDDVFAKMIPELGLSRK; from the coding sequence ATGGTTTTGAAACGGACAACCAGAATAGGAATCTGGACGGCATCGGTACTCGTGGTTCTGCTGCTCCTTAGAACCTTCATTCAACTGACAGGCGATGCGGATCAGAAGAATGCCAGCACCGATTTTCCCGAGCGGCCGATTACACTAATCGTTCCCTATGCGGCCGGCGGAGGAACAGATACTACGGCAAGAGCGCTCGCCAAAGCGACAGAGAAAGTGCTGGGCCAGCCGATTATTGTGGTTAACCGGACAGGCGGCGGAGGTTCAGTGGGACTTATGGAAGGCGCGAACGCCAAGGGCGATGGCTATACCGTCACCTTTTTGCCGGCCGAGCTGACGATTCTTCCCCATCTGGGACTATTGCCGATTACCTATGAGAAGTTCAAACCCATCGCACAGACGAATTTTGATCCTTCCGCCATTACCGTAAGACAGGACGCGCCATGGCAAGACGTCAATGAATTTCTCGACTTTGCGAAAGCGCATCCAGAGGAACTCAAAATGGGAAACGCAGGAACGGGGAGCATTTGGCATTTGGCCGCCGTAACCTTAGAACGGGAGACTGGTGTGAAGTTTGCACATATTCCTTTTGAAGGCGCAGGGCCAGCCGTTTCCGCTTTGATGGACGGATTCGTGGACGCGGTACCGGTCAGTCCCGCCGAGGTGAAGAAGTATGTAGATGAAGGCAAGCTGCGGACCCTGGCGGTTAACGCCGATAAGCGCTCAGAGGCGCTGCCGGATGTGCCGACCCTGGAAGAGCAGACCGGAATACATGTGAACTTCACCAGTACATGGAGAGGACTTGCTGTGCCGAAGGATACGCCGGAGGCCATTGCGGAGGTGTTGGCCGGAGCATTTATCAAAGGAACCGAGGACAGGGCTTTCCGCGAATATATGAAGTCGAACGGACTTGGACTGCTCGTTAAGGACGGCAGAGCCTTCTTGAAACAGCTCAAGGAAAGCGATGATGTATTCGCCAAAATGATCCCGGAGCTAGGACTAAGCCGCAAGTAA
- the kdgT gene encoding 2-keto-3-deoxygluconate transporter: MKIKKTLDRIPGGMMLVPLFLGAIIHTAFPNAGEYFGGFTKGLMTGTVPILAVWFFCMGAAIDVRATGTVLRKSGTLVLTKIAVAWVVAMIAIQFLPEGGVQTGFFAGLSVLAIISAMDMTNGGLYASIMQQYGTKEESGAFVLMSLESGPLVTMLILGSTGVAVFEPHVFVGAVLPFLIGFILGNLDHDLRAYFGKATQTLIPFFGFALGSSIDLGVIVDTGLLGILLGVVVIIITGVPLILADKFIGRGNGTAGLAASSTAGAAVANPMLVANMKPEFLPAAETATALVAASVIVTSILVPIITAYYSDYMKKKNPPAAEGPIDAKITEAAV, translated from the coding sequence ATGAAAATCAAAAAGACATTAGATCGGATTCCCGGCGGAATGATGCTGGTTCCCCTGTTCCTGGGCGCGATCATTCACACCGCTTTTCCTAACGCAGGCGAATATTTCGGAGGCTTCACCAAAGGCCTGATGACAGGAACCGTGCCGATTCTGGCCGTATGGTTCTTCTGTATGGGCGCAGCGATTGATGTAAGAGCAACCGGAACGGTACTCCGCAAATCAGGTACCCTTGTATTAACCAAGATTGCTGTAGCATGGGTTGTAGCTATGATCGCGATCCAGTTCCTGCCTGAGGGCGGTGTGCAAACCGGCTTCTTCGCCGGATTATCCGTTCTCGCCATCATCTCCGCTATGGATATGACTAACGGCGGCCTGTACGCTTCCATCATGCAGCAGTATGGTACCAAAGAAGAATCCGGGGCGTTCGTGCTGATGTCACTCGAATCCGGCCCGCTCGTAACGATGCTGATTCTGGGCAGTACCGGCGTTGCCGTATTCGAACCGCATGTGTTTGTCGGCGCTGTGCTTCCGTTCCTGATCGGCTTCATCCTGGGTAACCTGGATCATGATCTGCGTGCTTACTTCGGCAAAGCAACCCAGACACTCATTCCGTTCTTCGGCTTCGCATTGGGCAGCTCAATTGACCTTGGCGTTATCGTTGACACAGGCCTGCTTGGTATTCTTCTGGGTGTAGTTGTTATCATTATTACAGGTGTTCCGCTGATCCTGGCCGACAAATTCATTGGCCGAGGTAACGGTACCGCCGGACTTGCCGCCTCCAGTACCGCCGGAGCTGCTGTTGCCAACCCGATGCTGGTGGCGAACATGAAGCCGGAGTTCCTGCCTGCAGCGGAGACAGCCACGGCGCTGGTAGCCGCCTCGGTTATCGTAACATCCATTCTTGTTCCCATCATAACCGCCTACTATTCCGACTATATGAAGAAAAAAAACCCGCCGGCAGCAGAGGGTCCTATAGATGCTAAGATTACGGAAGCAGCGGTATAA
- a CDS encoding AraC family transcriptional regulator: protein METIRLLQQAIDYVEQNLNSAIGVEDIAGAAMTSKYHFQRMFHALTGFTVTEYVRNRRLTLAAEELAGTDGKVIDIALKYGYETPESFAKAFQRMHGVTPQMAKKKNVKLKSFPRISFQIQIKGETEMNYRITEEKGCLVIGKEVIVHQDAYTEIPAFVEKIWKDGTHDRINELAGRPAGSLLFGYYYDFSEDGTKRYLMGIELPEGQEVPQELDTLTVPDQTYAVFDSRDTFPDDAEIGLEILNVWRRIYSEWFPSAGFEQVEGPCMEKYYWTDDTHEESICEVWIPVAKK, encoded by the coding sequence TTGGAAACGATCCGATTGCTTCAGCAGGCGATTGATTATGTGGAGCAGAACTTGAATTCCGCCATAGGAGTTGAGGATATCGCCGGAGCAGCGATGACTTCGAAATATCATTTTCAGCGCATGTTCCATGCTCTTACAGGCTTCACCGTTACTGAATATGTACGCAACAGGCGGCTTACGCTGGCGGCGGAAGAGCTGGCCGGAACGGACGGCAAGGTGATCGATATCGCGCTTAAGTATGGTTATGAGACACCGGAATCCTTCGCCAAAGCGTTCCAGAGAATGCATGGGGTAACCCCGCAAATGGCGAAGAAGAAGAACGTGAAGCTCAAGTCGTTCCCCCGAATCTCCTTTCAAATTCAGATCAAAGGAGAAACTGAAATGAATTACCGGATTACGGAAGAAAAGGGTTGCCTCGTCATTGGAAAAGAGGTTATCGTTCACCAGGATGCTTACACAGAAATACCCGCGTTCGTAGAGAAAATCTGGAAAGACGGGACGCATGACCGGATTAACGAGTTAGCCGGAAGACCCGCAGGTTCGCTGCTGTTCGGCTATTATTACGACTTCAGCGAGGACGGAACCAAACGTTATCTGATGGGAATCGAACTGCCGGAAGGACAAGAGGTCCCACAGGAGCTTGATACCCTGACTGTACCTGATCAGACCTATGCCGTATTCGATAGCCGTGATACGTTTCCGGATGACGCGGAGATAGGACTGGAAATTCTAAATGTGTGGCGGAGAATCTATTCCGAATGGTTCCCTTCGGCAGGCTTTGAGCAAGTGGAAGGGCCGTGCATGGAGAAATACTACTGGACCGATGACACACATGAAGAATCGATCTGCGAGGTTTGGATTCCTGTAGCAAAGAAATAA
- a CDS encoding VOC family protein: MGNLGSQNISVVTLFVEDLPGTMAFYQEVFGLAEVYADENSAVYNFGNMSINLLHISEAPGLIEPAAVAGRASGSRFQFTIRVDSVDAVCAELQARGVNLLNGPMNRPWGIRTASFADPAGHIWEIAQEQV, from the coding sequence ATGGGTAACCTGGGATCACAGAATATCAGTGTAGTTACGTTGTTCGTTGAGGATCTGCCTGGCACCATGGCATTCTATCAGGAGGTTTTTGGTCTTGCAGAGGTGTACGCGGACGAGAATTCGGCCGTCTATAATTTCGGCAATATGAGCATCAATCTGCTGCACATCTCCGAAGCCCCCGGGCTGATTGAGCCCGCTGCCGTTGCCGGCCGCGCCTCCGGATCACGGTTTCAGTTCACGATCCGCGTCGACAGTGTCGATGCCGTATGTGCCGAATTACAAGCACGAGGCGTGAATCTGCTTAACGGGCCCATGAACCGGCCTTGGGGTATCCGCACAGCCAGCTTCGCAGACCCGGCGGGACATATTTGGGAGATTGCGCAGGAGCAGGTATAG
- a CDS encoding GNAT family N-acetyltransferase: MNLSDIRYERFSKKDYYTASELLSQDAEAGADLLQVLDEEPETFICAFIDDALIALAQMEAPTHQSHLNVFVAPRFRRRGIGAAMVLAAETQLQAGGTRAVSTSFRSGAPASPGFARKLGYAPYYSLVYMKRTGGFFSQEEVPVRLYEDEDFLPAHSLYATAFHEMRVRIGRFPDSVVAQPNEGRRNAWKADAEDRFVYEINGEIAAYSHLHGNEISSVSVRSDLQGRGIGRKFVKYLCNEIYQRGHSAVILCCVAGNEARQLYDSLGFQETHIMEYMRKTLEVSESKI, encoded by the coding sequence ATGAACCTGTCAGATATCCGCTACGAACGCTTCAGTAAGAAGGACTATTATACCGCCAGCGAATTATTAAGCCAGGATGCGGAAGCTGGCGCAGACCTCCTCCAGGTGCTTGATGAAGAACCGGAAACGTTTATTTGCGCTTTTATTGATGATGCGCTTATTGCACTGGCTCAGATGGAAGCGCCTACACACCAGTCGCATTTAAATGTGTTTGTCGCTCCCCGGTTTCGCAGACGAGGAATCGGCGCGGCAATGGTGCTAGCTGCCGAGACACAATTGCAGGCAGGCGGAACCCGCGCGGTCAGCACTTCTTTTCGTTCCGGGGCTCCAGCATCTCCCGGGTTTGCCCGTAAGCTCGGTTATGCCCCATACTACTCACTTGTTTATATGAAGCGGACCGGCGGGTTCTTTTCTCAGGAAGAAGTCCCCGTAAGGCTGTATGAAGATGAAGACTTTCTTCCAGCCCACTCGCTGTATGCCACTGCATTTCATGAAATGCGCGTCCGTATCGGCCGCTTCCCGGATTCGGTGGTTGCCCAGCCTAATGAAGGCAGACGAAACGCCTGGAAAGCGGACGCAGAGGACCGGTTTGTCTACGAAATCAATGGGGAAATCGCCGCTTACAGCCACCTCCACGGGAATGAAATCAGCAGTGTCAGCGTACGTTCAGACCTTCAGGGACGCGGGATCGGGCGAAAGTTTGTGAAGTACCTATGCAATGAAATCTATCAGCGCGGCCATTCAGCCGTCATCCTGTGCTGTGTTGCTGGGAATGAAGCCCGGCAGCTGTATGACAGCCTCGGGTTTCAGGAAACGCATATTATGGAATATATGAGGAAAACGCTGGAAGTGTCTGAAAGTAAAATATGA
- a CDS encoding bifunctional transcriptional activator/DNA repair enzyme AdaA has product MDPQLFERIYDSVVRREPTYDGVYYTAVLTTHIVCRPSCRARTPKAANVVFYGSLKEAIREGFRPCKRCRPEEGGTLRPDAVLAAQADAIMDGQFGSKLTLQSMAEQLKVSPFHLQRTYKRVTGQSPAAKLDELRTGEARRLLAETDTGIADVGKAVGFRSASHFAAWFVKKSGLSPTEYRSKHNEGGN; this is encoded by the coding sequence ATGGATCCGCAATTATTTGAGCGTATTTATGATTCGGTGGTGCGGCGTGAGCCGACCTATGACGGAGTATATTATACAGCGGTGCTGACGACACATATTGTCTGCCGGCCTTCCTGCCGGGCAAGAACGCCGAAGGCTGCCAATGTGGTATTCTACGGCTCCCTGAAGGAGGCTATCCGCGAGGGATTCCGGCCCTGCAAAAGATGCCGCCCCGAAGAAGGCGGCACTCTAAGGCCGGATGCCGTGCTTGCGGCGCAGGCGGATGCCATTATGGACGGGCAGTTCGGGAGCAAGCTGACACTGCAGTCGATGGCTGAGCAGCTGAAGGTCAGCCCGTTCCATCTGCAGCGGACATACAAGCGGGTAACCGGCCAGTCACCTGCTGCCAAACTGGATGAACTGCGCACGGGTGAAGCCCGCAGGCTGCTGGCGGAGACGGATACAGGCATTGCCGATGTAGGCAAGGCGGTGGGATTCCGCAGCGCGTCCCACTTCGCAGCCTGGTTCGTCAAGAAATCCGGTCTGTCCCCTACGGAATACCGCAGTAAGCATAATGAGGGAGGAAATTAG
- a CDS encoding methylated-DNA--[protein]-cysteine S-methyltransferase, with product MNMNINQSPNRNMIYHHTLNFGNREWTLWASEQGLIRVSYPQDGGQLPASWLKTYAPDYEFLEGAGRFEQLGVIELLRRYFAGEPVDFNSLALDLWGTPFQQEVWRGLLTIPHGEVATYKELAVRIGRPLAVRAVGTANGQNPLPVIVPCHRVIGANGTLTGYRGGLQLKQELLQLEGILNVKAAGHERFSF from the coding sequence ATGAATATGAATATAAACCAGAGTCCGAACCGGAATATGATCTATCATCATACCCTGAATTTCGGGAATCGAGAATGGACGCTTTGGGCCAGTGAACAGGGACTTATCCGTGTGTCCTATCCGCAGGATGGAGGGCAGCTGCCGGCTTCCTGGCTGAAGACATATGCACCGGACTATGAATTCCTGGAGGGTGCCGGGAGATTTGAGCAGCTTGGGGTTATAGAACTGCTGCGGCGTTATTTTGCCGGAGAGCCGGTGGATTTCAACAGTCTTGCGCTCGATTTATGGGGCACCCCGTTTCAGCAGGAGGTATGGCGGGGACTGCTTACGATTCCGCATGGTGAGGTTGCCACCTATAAGGAATTGGCTGTGCGGATCGGCAGACCGCTGGCAGTCCGTGCTGTCGGCACGGCCAACGGCCAGAATCCGCTGCCGGTCATTGTGCCCTGCCACCGGGTAATCGGCGCGAACGGCACATTAACCGGTTACCGGGGCGGTCTCCAGCTGAAGCAGGAACTGCTTCAGCTGGAGGGTATTCTGAATGTGAAGGCGGCGGGTCATGAACGATTTTCTTTTTGA
- a CDS encoding DNA-3-methyladenine glycosylase family protein encodes MNDFLFELPLPEDFSLTACLEYMNRSPLECLFRTDESGVTRMFKLEDGPVLIRLSVSAGNRLSVTRLHGTAPGVLEHEWLARYITEWFDLDRDLTPFYRLAEADPLLQPLVSQHRGLRIIGIPDLFEALCWAILGQQVNLAFAYRLKQRLTEVYGDSLEWGDQTYYRFPGPEVFTKVQIEDLCALQLTRSKAQTILTVASLIASGELSREELLALPSPEAAEQRLLQIRGIGPWTSQYVRMRCLRDSSSYPVGDVGLQNVIKFLTGMDRKPTSAELLVLARPWHGWEAYATFYLWRALY; translated from the coding sequence ATGAACGATTTTCTTTTTGAACTGCCGCTGCCGGAGGATTTCAGCCTTACCGCCTGTCTGGAATACATGAACCGCTCGCCGCTGGAATGCCTGTTCCGGACGGATGAGTCGGGAGTGACCCGGATGTTCAAGCTGGAGGACGGCCCGGTCCTGATCCGGTTAAGTGTGTCTGCAGGGAACAGACTGAGTGTAACCCGGCTGCACGGGACTGCACCCGGCGTCCTGGAGCATGAATGGCTAGCCCGTTATATTACGGAGTGGTTCGATCTGGACCGTGATCTTACCCCGTTCTACCGGCTGGCTGAAGCGGACCCGCTGCTCCAGCCGCTGGTGAGTCAGCACCGGGGACTGCGGATTATCGGCATCCCCGATCTGTTCGAGGCGTTATGCTGGGCGATTCTGGGCCAGCAGGTCAATCTGGCGTTTGCCTACAGGCTGAAGCAGCGGCTGACCGAAGTGTATGGAGACTCTCTGGAGTGGGGAGATCAGACCTATTACCGGTTCCCGGGACCGGAGGTCTTCACGAAGGTGCAGATCGAAGATTTATGCGCCCTGCAGCTGACCCGCAGCAAAGCGCAGACGATCCTTACGGTAGCCTCGCTGATCGCAAGCGGAGAGTTAAGCCGGGAAGAGCTTCTGGCGCTTCCGTCCCCGGAAGCCGCCGAACAGCGGCTGCTGCAGATCCGCGGGATCGGGCCGTGGACCTCGCAGTATGTACGCATGCGCTGCCTGCGGGATAGCTCCTCCTATCCCGTCGGCGATGTCGGCCTGCAGAACGTGATCAAGTTCCTCACCGGTATGGACCGCAAGCCGACGTCTGCGGAGCTGCTCGTCCTGGCCCGGCCCTGGCACGGCTGGGAGGCATATGCCACCTTCTATTTGTGGCGGGCCTTGTATTAG
- a CDS encoding VOC family protein, which translates to MTLQINPFILVDGTASEAIAFYQEALGATLLFKQTVGEGPHNPDSPMTEQEKARIAHSVLLVGETKFFVADQELNQPLTHGNGITICITVDTTEEAQQLYDSLKAGGTVDIELAPAYFSPAFGMVTDKFGVCFQVFTKRPQ; encoded by the coding sequence ATGACCCTGCAAATAAATCCTTTTATTCTGGTGGACGGTACAGCAAGTGAGGCAATTGCCTTTTATCAGGAGGCACTGGGCGCTACGCTGCTCTTCAAGCAAACTGTGGGCGAGGGCCCGCATAACCCTGACTCCCCGATGACCGAACAGGAAAAAGCACGTATAGCCCATTCCGTACTGCTGGTGGGTGAAACCAAGTTTTTCGTCGCAGATCAGGAATTAAACCAACCGTTGACTCATGGCAACGGCATCACCATCTGTATCACAGTGGATACCACTGAGGAAGCGCAGCAGCTGTATGACTCGCTCAAGGCAGGCGGAACGGTTGATATTGAGCTGGCTCCGGCTTATTTCAGCCCCGCCTTTGGCATGGTTACTGACAAGTTCGGCGTATGCTTCCAGGTGTTCACGAAGAGACCGCAATAA
- a CDS encoding helix-turn-helix transcriptional regulator yields the protein MSKSKRLLDLMMTVNRKRKFTVKELADEFNVSSRTILRDLQELGELGVPLYSEVGPHGGYQVLNERILPPIAFTEEEAVAIFFASHALRHYKYLPFKEESLAALHKFYNYMSGDVRDRIDEMKNRIDFLTPARQAEFPYLSLLLEAATGQKVLLIDYESKGQRKARWIQPVGIYAHNGLWYCPAYCFLRGDIRVFRCDRIQSAGYDESGPAALDLKHVHLGNKDDYSSQTQQDDTSLVRLFVELGNRGVQACEAEVWSSPLLHIRGDGTGWLEGEIPQSDLGFFARFVIGLCNEATVQEPPEQVAEVKRTLAGMLAQYK from the coding sequence TTGTCTAAATCCAAAAGGCTGCTGGACCTGATGATGACGGTCAACCGCAAGCGGAAATTCACCGTCAAAGAGCTGGCCGACGAATTCAATGTATCTTCCCGGACCATCCTCAGGGATTTGCAGGAGCTGGGGGAGTTAGGCGTTCCGCTCTATTCTGAAGTGGGGCCGCATGGAGGCTATCAGGTGCTGAACGAAAGAATTCTGCCGCCGATCGCGTTCACGGAGGAGGAGGCGGTGGCGATTTTTTTCGCCAGCCATGCCCTGCGCCACTACAAGTATCTCCCCTTCAAGGAAGAATCATTAGCTGCCCTGCATAAATTCTATAACTATATGTCCGGCGATGTCCGTGACCGGATTGACGAGATGAAGAACCGGATTGACTTCCTGACCCCGGCGAGACAGGCGGAGTTCCCCTATCTGTCCCTGTTGCTGGAAGCAGCTACCGGGCAAAAGGTGCTGCTGATCGATTATGAATCGAAGGGGCAGCGCAAGGCGAGATGGATTCAGCCGGTGGGCATCTACGCCCATAACGGCTTATGGTATTGTCCGGCCTATTGCTTCCTGCGCGGGGATATCCGTGTATTCCGCTGCGACCGGATTCAGTCGGCGGGATACGACGAGTCCGGGCCGGCAGCGCTTGATCTGAAGCATGTCCACTTGGGCAATAAGGATGATTACAGCAGTCAAACTCAGCAGGATGATACAAGTCTTGTCCGGCTGTTCGTTGAACTGGGGAATCGAGGCGTACAAGCCTGCGAAGCCGAGGTATGGTCCTCGCCGCTGCTGCATATCCGCGGGGATGGCACGGGCTGGTTGGAGGGGGAAATCCCGCAGAGCGATCTGGGCTTCTTCGCGCGTTTCGTGATCGGCCTCTGCAACGAGGCCACGGTACAGGAGCCGCCGGAGCAGGTGGCGGAGGTGAAGCGGACGCTGGCAGGTATGCTGGCGCAATATAAGTAG